GATTACAGAGAGAAGATTCCGTCCAAAGGTTGATTACCTTGTCCTGGATGGACTTCCTCGAAACGTGAGGCAATGGCAGATCCTTTCAGACAAGGTAGAAGCCCTTTATGTCTATCATCTTTATTGTTCTGACCGATCTATCCTTGAAGCACGACTCAAGGGAAGAGCCGCATCAGATCACCGAATGGACGACAATGAAGAAGTGATAAAAAAACGCTTCGAAGTGTATGAAAAAGAAACAAAACCCCTGTTAAATCTTTTTTCTCCAGAACGTCTTATCGAGATCGACTGTTCTGTGCTTCCCTACCAGGTATTGCGCGAAATATTAAAACCCCTACCCTGAAAAGAAAAATTTTCTTTTTTTAAGGAGCGATGTTTTTCTTAAGACTATTCGTAGCTATAGGTTTTAGTCGTCCCTTGAATTGTCTTTTCCGTAGCCAGATCATTCCAAGCAGGTCAACAGTCGCTTGAATCGCTCTTTTCCATGAAATGACCTTGCTTTTTCCTGCCCTTCTTGGGCGATGGTTAACTGGGCATTCTCCCACTTTAAAGCCCATCGCTAGTGCCAGGGCGGGAATAAACCGATGCATGCCATTCCATCCAGGAAGTCTCCGGGCTACCTCTGCCGTCATAATTTTTAATGAACAGCCTGTATCCCGGGTGTTATCAGCCAAAAGTACCGAACGAATAGCATTAGCAATCCGGGAAGAAATTTTCCGAAACCAACTGTCTTTCCTGTTCTTGCGCAACCCCGTGATCAGATCCAACCCCTCGGCTTTCAATTGGGAATACAATTTTTTTAGATCTCTCGGGTCATTTTGCAGGTCCGCATCCATAAAAGCCACATACCGGCCTGAAGCTTGACTAATCCCAAAATACATGGCTGCGCTCTGGCCGCTTCTTTCTGTCAAATCTAACCAGACTATCGGGAATCTTGGGGTGGAAGCCGGCCGCTCGTAACTGTCTGTACTGCCGTCATTAACCATAACGATTTCTACATGAAGTCCCAAGGACTCAAGTGCATGGTCCAATTCGGTCAGTAAAGCGGGAATATTTTCGGCTTCATTATGGAAAGGAATAATAAGGGAAAGATCCACCGGTTCGGTTCTCTCGTTAATCACAGTCATTATTTAACTCTATAAATTGGCAATTTTCTATTTTAAAATTTAGAGAATTTAGCTCCTTTCCTAAATAACCGAATCAACCCTTAGCAATAGTATTTGGGTTGAAATCTTCAGCATATCTTTTCATCTTAACAACAAGTCTTTCTAAGACTTTAGCCTTATGTTCAGTGGTAAGGCTGGCCGAAATGAGTTTTTTGTGCGTCTCATAGGCCTGCTGAAATGCCCACAACCAAAAATTCAATCCTAAACCTTGGGCTTGTTCCAGGTTATGACCAAAAACCCATGGGTTTATCCTTTCTCCCGATTTCTTTTTGGGATAAACAAACTCGGCTTCTTCAGTTATGTTTAACTTCAAGTACTTCCCCTTTCCCTGAAATTGGAGCAACCCCTTTTTGATTAAAATTAAACCCAGACAAGCCCAAAATATTCTTTGGGATAAGGAAAGAATAATCCCTATTTCCGACCCTCCTTCTTGCAATAAACTGCGCAATTCCACAAATGCCAGATCGAATTTTGCACCCATTACAAGATCACAAAACCTCCAGATAACCGTTTCTCTTCTTCCACAAAAAAGGTCGGTTAAAGCCTTTTCTTCGATTCTGCCCTTTGCACCAAGATAGAGGGAGAGTTTTTCGATTTCCATATCGAGCAAGGAACGCTGGGATCCTGATTCGATCAAAAGTTGTAGCGCAACGTTTAGATCTGCTTCAATTCCATTTTCTTCAAGTTTTTCCATCACCTCCATAACCGAGGAGGAATCTAGAGGATCGAGTTTAGTTGTCAGTTCAACCTTAAAGAGCGATTTAAGCTCCTGGAAGAGCTTTTTCCTTTTGTCTATCGACTCAGCAAGGATAACAACAATGAGATTTTCAGGGGGATTTTCTTTAAGGATTCTTAGAATTTCTTCAACCCCCTGCTCTATTTTTTTCTCTCCCAAGCCACCGGCAGCTAAA
The DNA window shown above is from Methylacidiphilum caldifontis and carries:
- a CDS encoding adenylate kinase family protein; protein product: MKYNSLLLIGAPGSGKGTQGKILGTIPGFFHFSSGDLFRSVDTQSLIGKTFLEYSSKGLLVPDEITVELFNSYIEKMITERRFRPKVDYLVLDGLPRNVRQWQILSDKVEALYVYHLYCSDRSILEARLKGRAASDHRMDDNEEVIKKRFEVYEKETKPLLNLFSPERLIEIDCSVLPYQVLREILKPLP
- a CDS encoding glycosyltransferase family 2 protein, with translation MTVINERTEPVDLSLIIPFHNEAENIPALLTELDHALESLGLHVEIVMVNDGSTDSYERPASTPRFPIVWLDLTERSGQSAAMYFGISQASGRYVAFMDADLQNDPRDLKKLYSQLKAEGLDLITGLRKNRKDSWFRKISSRIANAIRSVLLADNTRDTGCSLKIMTAEVARRLPGWNGMHRFIPALALAMGFKVGECPVNHRPRRAGKSKVISWKRAIQATVDLLGMIWLRKRQFKGRLKPIATNSLKKNIAP
- the holA gene encoding DNA polymerase III subunit delta; this encodes MPKDVPWHFHFIHESMKGKENKKNRVFIFGGEDFYEAQRKALAFIEQCKKENPSIELVSLDDNKESTSDSIAVLGQLKEEILTPPLFDELKLIFWKNARFLAAGGLGEKKIEQGVEEILRILKENPPENLIVVILAESIDKRKKLFQELKSLFKVELTTKLDPLDSSSVMEVMEKLEENGIEADLNVALQLLIESGSQRSLLDMEIEKLSLYLGAKGRIEEKALTDLFCGRRETVIWRFCDLVMGAKFDLAFVELRSLLQEGGSEIGIILSLSQRIFWACLGLILIKKGLLQFQGKGKYLKLNITEEAEFVYPKKKSGERINPWVFGHNLEQAQGLGLNFWLWAFQQAYETHKKLISASLTTEHKAKVLERLVVKMKRYAEDFNPNTIAKG